In one Microbacterium invictum genomic region, the following are encoded:
- a CDS encoding RNA-binding S4 domain-containing protein, with translation MTDGTTRVDAWLWAIRVYKTRSAATTACRAGHVRVNGERAKAAVQVKPGDELRVRIQGFDRILVVRQTISKRVGAAVAASAFEDRTPPPPPRELAGSVPVRDRGAGRPTKRERRDLDRLRGR, from the coding sequence GTGACCGACGGCACCACACGGGTCGACGCCTGGCTCTGGGCGATCCGCGTGTACAAGACCCGCTCCGCCGCGACGACCGCATGCCGGGCGGGACATGTCCGCGTCAACGGAGAGCGGGCCAAAGCCGCGGTGCAGGTGAAGCCCGGTGACGAGCTGCGCGTGCGCATCCAGGGGTTCGACCGCATCCTGGTCGTGCGTCAGACGATCTCCAAGCGCGTCGGCGCCGCGGTCGCAGCATCCGCCTTCGAGGATCGCACGCCGCCTCCGCCACCGCGCGAGCTCGCGGGCTCGGTTCCGGTGCGAGACCGCGGGGCGGGCAGGCCGACCAAGCGCGAGCGACGCGACCTCGATCGCCTCCGAGGTCGCTGA
- a CDS encoding GNAT family N-acetyltransferase: MSVEILPATSERHDDAVHALAHGDGLSCLCQWWMVRPSDFAALTQQDRERMLRDDLSAPVAPGLVAYRDGEAAGWVRVGPRPAQARIARTRAILGHSHEPLDDPSVWAVTCFAIRREHRGEGLMRELLDAAVAHARAHGARVIEGYPLDPSVKKRTANDLYHGTVSVFESAGFEVVARPKPGSAIVALPAGGAAD; the protein is encoded by the coding sequence ATGAGCGTAGAGATCCTGCCCGCCACCTCCGAACGCCACGACGACGCCGTCCATGCCCTCGCACACGGCGACGGACTGAGCTGTCTGTGCCAGTGGTGGATGGTCCGCCCCTCCGATTTCGCCGCGTTGACTCAGCAGGACAGAGAGCGGATGCTGCGCGACGACCTCTCCGCTCCTGTCGCGCCGGGCCTCGTCGCCTACCGCGACGGCGAAGCCGCCGGCTGGGTCAGAGTCGGCCCTCGGCCGGCTCAGGCGCGCATCGCACGCACCCGCGCGATCCTCGGTCACAGTCACGAGCCGCTCGACGACCCGTCCGTCTGGGCGGTCACCTGCTTCGCGATCCGCCGCGAGCATCGCGGCGAGGGCTTGATGCGCGAACTCCTCGACGCCGCCGTGGCGCACGCCCGGGCACACGGCGCCCGTGTCATCGAGGGGTACCCCCTCGACCCCTCGGTGAAGAAGCGCACAGCGAACGACCTCTACCACGGCACCGTCTCGGTCTTTGAGAGCGCCGGCTTCGAGGTCGTCGCTCGCCCGAAACCCGGCAGCGCGATCGTCGCGCTGCCGGCGGGCGGCGCGGCAGACTGA
- a CDS encoding NUDIX hydrolase, with product MTIPPSGRDGPRRPSGPRDPGDAWVETASGERFWGRFGAAGLLAVDPERGVLLQHRVGWSHFGGTWGLPGGARHQGEGATDAALREAREEAGVPAGSVRPRFVSVLDLGVWTYTTVAAEVTVPFEPVIADPESLELGWVGVDEVEEYPLHPGFGAAWPSLRESLRIRPTVIIDVANVVGAVPDGWWRDRAGAASRLLHRVGGLADAGVDARALGLQGDTWFARMIAVVEGESRRAEVPQAEGLEVVAASHSGDDEIVAAAGAAAARGEAVTVVTSDRELAARVSAAGATTHGARWLLDLLPDYTAP from the coding sequence GTGACCATCCCACCCTCCGGCCGCGATGGGCCGCGTCGTCCGAGCGGGCCGCGCGATCCCGGCGACGCCTGGGTCGAGACGGCGTCGGGGGAGCGGTTCTGGGGACGGTTCGGGGCGGCCGGGCTTCTCGCCGTCGATCCGGAGCGCGGCGTGCTCCTGCAGCACCGCGTCGGGTGGAGCCACTTCGGCGGGACCTGGGGGCTGCCCGGTGGTGCGCGCCACCAGGGCGAGGGCGCGACGGATGCCGCGCTGCGCGAGGCGCGTGAGGAAGCAGGCGTCCCCGCGGGGTCGGTGCGTCCCCGGTTCGTCAGCGTGCTCGACCTGGGGGTCTGGACCTACACGACCGTCGCCGCCGAGGTGACGGTGCCTTTCGAGCCGGTGATCGCCGATCCCGAGAGTCTGGAGCTCGGGTGGGTGGGCGTCGACGAGGTCGAGGAGTATCCGCTCCATCCCGGTTTCGGGGCGGCCTGGCCATCGCTGCGCGAGAGTCTGCGGATCCGCCCCACGGTGATCATCGATGTGGCCAATGTGGTCGGCGCGGTTCCCGACGGGTGGTGGCGCGATCGCGCGGGCGCGGCGAGCCGCCTTCTTCACCGCGTCGGAGGGCTCGCGGACGCCGGCGTCGACGCTCGGGCTCTCGGGCTGCAGGGTGACACCTGGTTTGCGCGCATGATCGCCGTGGTCGAGGGCGAATCCCGGCGCGCAGAGGTACCGCAGGCGGAGGGGCTCGAGGTCGTCGCGGCCTCTCATTCGGGCGACGACGAGATCGTCGCGGCGGCCGGGGCGGCCGCGGCCCGCGGTGAAGCCGTCACGGTGGTCACGAGCGATCGCGAGCTGGCGGCGCGGGTGAGCGCGGCCGGGGCGACGACACACGGGGCCCGGTGGCTGCTCGATCTGCTGCCGGATTACACCGCGCCGTAG
- the der gene encoding ribosome biogenesis GTPase Der: MSDDTRPTDALADDGEYDGGEDRLAETLADIDDDLAEQRAATLRASLSDYDLEEEDSALLAGLVDEGDGVEFLPALPVVAIVGRPNVGKSALVNRILGRREAVVEDTPGVTRDRVTYKAEWMDRRYTLVDTGGWEPDARGIDASVAAQAEIAIDLCDVVMFVVDAMVGATSTDEHVVKLLRKSGKPVFLVANKIDDARQEPEAAALWNLGLGQPHPVSAIHGRGVADLLDELMKVLPEVSAVAKQEIGGPRRVAILGRPNVGKSSLLNKAAGEERVVVNELAGTTRDPVDEIVELGGKLWRFVDTAGIRRRVHLQQGADFYASLRTSAALEKAEVAVVVLDVSESLSEQDVRIIDLVLESGRALVLAFNKWDRLNDTDLENADRRRYLEREIEQDLAHVAWAPRVNISARTGRHLDKLVPALETALASWDQRISTGKFNAFLSELVAEHPHPLRGGKQPRILFGTQASTRPPTFVLFTTGFLDPGYRRFIQRRLRELYGFEGTPIVLNMRVRERRQR; encoded by the coding sequence ATGTCCGATGACACGCGTCCCACCGACGCCCTCGCCGACGACGGCGAGTACGACGGGGGAGAAGACCGCCTTGCCGAGACCCTCGCCGACATCGACGACGACCTCGCCGAGCAGCGCGCGGCGACGCTCCGGGCGAGCCTGTCGGACTACGACCTCGAAGAAGAGGATTCTGCGCTCCTGGCCGGTCTGGTCGACGAGGGCGACGGGGTCGAATTCCTCCCTGCGCTCCCGGTCGTCGCCATCGTCGGGCGTCCCAACGTCGGCAAGTCCGCTCTCGTGAACCGCATCCTCGGTCGCCGCGAGGCCGTGGTCGAAGACACCCCCGGGGTGACCCGCGACCGGGTGACCTACAAAGCCGAGTGGATGGACCGGCGCTACACCCTCGTCGACACCGGAGGGTGGGAGCCCGACGCCCGCGGCATCGACGCCTCGGTCGCGGCGCAGGCCGAGATCGCCATCGACCTCTGCGACGTCGTGATGTTCGTCGTCGACGCCATGGTCGGTGCGACCTCCACCGACGAGCATGTCGTGAAGCTGCTGCGCAAGAGCGGCAAGCCCGTCTTCCTCGTCGCGAACAAGATCGACGATGCCCGGCAGGAGCCCGAAGCCGCCGCGCTGTGGAACCTCGGCCTCGGCCAGCCCCACCCCGTCTCCGCCATCCACGGGCGCGGCGTGGCGGACCTCCTCGACGAGCTGATGAAGGTGCTGCCGGAGGTCTCGGCGGTCGCCAAGCAGGAGATCGGCGGCCCGCGTCGCGTGGCGATCCTCGGTCGACCGAACGTCGGCAAGTCGTCGCTGCTGAACAAGGCCGCCGGTGAGGAGCGAGTCGTCGTCAACGAGCTCGCGGGCACCACCCGTGACCCGGTCGACGAGATCGTCGAACTCGGCGGGAAGCTCTGGCGGTTCGTCGACACGGCCGGCATCCGCCGCCGGGTGCACCTTCAGCAGGGCGCGGACTTCTATGCGTCGCTGCGCACGTCTGCCGCGCTGGAGAAGGCGGAGGTCGCCGTCGTCGTGCTCGACGTCTCGGAGTCGCTCAGCGAGCAGGACGTCCGCATCATCGACCTCGTGCTCGAATCCGGACGCGCGCTGGTGCTGGCGTTCAACAAGTGGGATCGTCTGAACGACACCGATCTCGAGAACGCCGACCGTCGTCGCTACCTCGAGCGCGAGATCGAGCAGGACCTCGCGCACGTAGCCTGGGCGCCGCGCGTCAACATCTCCGCCCGGACCGGCCGGCACCTCGACAAGCTCGTCCCGGCGCTGGAGACGGCGCTGGCGTCGTGGGATCAGCGGATCTCCACCGGCAAGTTCAACGCCTTCCTCTCCGAGCTGGTCGCCGAGCACCCGCACCCGCTCCGCGGCGGCAAGCAGCCCCGCATCCTGTTCGGAACGCAGGCGTCGACGCGTCCGCCGACGTTCGTGCTCTTCACCACCGGATTCCTCGATCCCGGGTATCGCCGCTTCATCCAGCGCCGCCTGCGGGAGCTCTACGGCTTCGAGGGCACGCCGATCGTGCTGAACATGCGGGTGCGGGAGCGTCGTCAGCGCTGA
- the cmk gene encoding (d)CMP kinase, with the protein MTDPLVVAIDGPAGSGKSSVSKEVARRLGFGYLDTGAAYRALAWHALEHGADTSDATAVLELAGDFDVEISLDPEHYRVRVGLVDVTAAIREQRVTDAVSGVARVAPVRRSITALFRRLIVGTTRPGVVVEGRDITTVVAPDAPVRILLTADPGVRAARRSAELDTDDTAAVAAALERRDSSDSTVVDFLTAAPGVTVVDSTDLDFAQTVDAVLGVVRSLVETGVPDVR; encoded by the coding sequence ATGACTGATCCTCTCGTCGTCGCCATCGACGGCCCCGCAGGAAGCGGGAAATCGAGCGTGTCGAAGGAGGTGGCGCGTCGGCTCGGCTTCGGCTACCTCGACACCGGCGCCGCCTATCGCGCGCTCGCGTGGCACGCCCTCGAGCACGGTGCCGACACCTCCGACGCCACCGCGGTTCTCGAGCTGGCCGGCGACTTCGACGTCGAGATCTCGCTCGACCCCGAGCACTACCGCGTCCGTGTCGGACTGGTCGACGTCACCGCCGCCATCCGCGAGCAGCGTGTCACCGACGCCGTCAGCGGCGTCGCCCGCGTCGCGCCGGTCCGGCGGTCGATCACCGCCCTGTTCCGGCGGCTCATCGTGGGGACGACCAGGCCGGGAGTCGTCGTCGAAGGGCGCGACATCACCACGGTGGTCGCGCCGGACGCTCCCGTCCGCATCCTCCTCACGGCCGATCCGGGTGTGCGGGCGGCGCGGCGATCGGCCGAGCTCGACACCGACGACACCGCCGCCGTCGCGGCCGCCCTCGAGCGGCGCGACTCGTCCGACAGCACGGTCGTCGACTTCCTCACCGCCGCGCCCGGGGTGACGGTGGTCGACTCGACCGATCTCGATTTCGCTCAGACCGTCGACGCCGTCCTCGGTGTCGTGCGCTCGCTCGTGGAGACGGGAGTCCCCGATGTCCGATGA
- a CDS encoding prephenate dehydrogenase, with the protein MTLENSSAARPAPPLAPRVQGTVRIVGSGLLGASIGHALSALGVDVALDDTSPSQLRLAIDYGAGRATREDDDPALIVVAVPPDVTADVIERELRRHPEAVVTDVASVKLEPLRTLRERGVDLTHYIGSHPLAGRERGGAIAARADIFMGRPWVVCRDEETPARDLAVVEALALDLGATPLEMTPEDHDAAVALMSHVPQLVASLLAARFVDAPDGFLRLAGQGVRDTTRIAASAPELWVQILGANAGPVASVLDAVAADLADVSDALRAPEAPGARRSLADTIRRGNDGVERLPGKHGQNRRFETVVVMVDDRPGQLGRLFGDLGELEVNVEDLRLEHSPGALFGLAEISVVPYAVRPAIAGLESRGWKIASTTHD; encoded by the coding sequence GTGACCCTCGAGAACAGCTCTGCCGCGCGCCCGGCCCCGCCGCTCGCGCCGCGGGTTCAGGGGACGGTGCGCATCGTCGGCTCGGGGCTGCTCGGGGCGAGCATCGGTCATGCGCTGAGCGCCCTCGGCGTCGACGTCGCCCTCGACGACACCTCTCCCTCGCAGCTGCGGCTGGCGATCGACTACGGCGCGGGTCGAGCGACTCGCGAGGACGACGATCCGGCACTCATCGTCGTCGCCGTCCCGCCCGATGTCACTGCCGACGTCATCGAGCGGGAGCTGCGTCGCCACCCCGAAGCGGTCGTGACGGATGTCGCCAGCGTCAAGCTCGAGCCGCTCCGCACGCTCCGCGAACGCGGGGTCGATCTGACCCACTACATCGGGTCGCACCCGCTGGCCGGACGGGAGCGCGGCGGGGCGATCGCCGCCCGTGCCGACATCTTCATGGGAAGACCGTGGGTGGTCTGCCGCGACGAAGAGACTCCGGCACGCGACCTCGCCGTCGTCGAAGCCCTCGCGCTCGATCTCGGTGCGACACCGCTGGAGATGACCCCGGAGGACCACGACGCCGCCGTCGCGCTCATGTCGCACGTTCCTCAGCTGGTCGCGAGTCTTCTCGCTGCGCGCTTCGTCGACGCCCCCGACGGCTTCCTGCGCCTCGCGGGTCAGGGAGTCCGTGACACGACCCGCATCGCCGCCTCGGCCCCGGAGCTGTGGGTGCAGATCCTCGGGGCGAACGCCGGACCCGTGGCATCCGTCCTCGACGCTGTCGCGGCCGATCTGGCCGACGTCTCCGACGCTCTCCGCGCCCCGGAAGCCCCCGGTGCCCGTCGTTCGCTCGCCGATACGATCCGTCGCGGCAACGACGGCGTCGAGCGCCTGCCCGGAAAGCACGGGCAGAACAGGCGTTTCGAGACCGTCGTCGTCATGGTCGACGACCGACCCGGACAGCTCGGCAGGCTCTTCGGCGATCTCGGCGAGCTCGAGGTGAACGTCGAGGATCTGCGACTGGAGCATTCGCCGGGAGCGCTGTTCGGCCTCGCGGAGATCAGTGTCGTCCCCTACGCCGTCCGCCCCGCGATCGCGGGGCTGGAGTCCCGCGGCTGGAAGATTGCGAGCACCACCCATGACTGA
- a CDS encoding pseudouridine synthase, protein MSETTDRGSEGVRLQKALAGAGVASRRVAEQMIVDGRVRVNGQTVTELGSRVDPDTDLIDVDGVAVQLDQSKRYVMLNKPRGVVSSLKDDRGRPDLRSFTAPWPERLYNVGRLDADTSGLLVLTNDGALAHVLAHPSFGVTKVYVAKVAGRVTAQTIARLTRGVELEDGPIAADKARLLSASPTEDESLVELTLHSGRNRIVRRMMAEVGHPVLELVRRQFGPLHLGTLAVGQARELTTVERGALLTLSRQENP, encoded by the coding sequence ATGAGCGAGACCACCGACCGCGGATCCGAGGGCGTGCGTCTGCAGAAGGCGCTGGCGGGCGCCGGCGTGGCGTCACGGCGCGTCGCCGAGCAGATGATCGTCGACGGGCGGGTGCGGGTCAACGGGCAGACGGTGACCGAACTCGGGTCGCGGGTCGACCCCGACACCGATCTCATCGACGTCGACGGCGTCGCCGTGCAGCTGGACCAGTCCAAGCGGTACGTGATGCTCAACAAGCCGCGCGGGGTGGTGAGTTCCCTCAAGGACGATCGCGGCAGGCCGGACCTGCGCTCGTTCACGGCGCCGTGGCCGGAACGGCTGTACAACGTCGGCCGGCTGGACGCCGACACCAGCGGCCTGCTGGTGCTCACCAACGACGGCGCCCTCGCGCACGTCCTCGCCCACCCCTCGTTCGGGGTGACGAAGGTGTACGTCGCCAAGGTCGCGGGGCGCGTCACCGCGCAGACCATCGCGCGCCTGACCCGCGGCGTCGAGCTGGAGGACGGACCCATCGCGGCGGACAAGGCGCGGCTGCTGTCGGCCTCTCCCACGGAGGACGAATCCCTCGTCGAGCTCACCCTCCATTCGGGGCGCAACCGCATCGTGCGCCGGATGATGGCCGAGGTGGGGCATCCGGTCCTCGAGCTGGTGCGGCGGCAGTTCGGACCGCTGCACCTGGGAACCCTGGCCGTGGGGCAGGCGCGGGAGTTGACTACAGTGGAACGCGGCGCGCTTCTGACCCTGTCGCGCCAGGAGAACCCGTGA
- the scpB gene encoding SMC-Scp complex subunit ScpB yields MTDEQTVTESVPAALTPTSVARRLEAILLVVEEPQSLVSLATAVGAPVAAVRQAVEALVADYDGESGGPRRGFELREVGGGWRLYVRAEYDDLVSEFVGGQAPARLSQAALETLAVIAYKQPVTRGQVAAIRAVNVDSVVRTLLARGLITEAFTDPDTGAIHYETTDALLINLGINSLDELPPISPLLDDGADGFEDIR; encoded by the coding sequence ATGACCGATGAGCAGACCGTGACCGAATCCGTCCCCGCGGCGCTGACGCCGACGTCCGTGGCGCGGCGACTCGAAGCAATCCTGCTGGTGGTGGAGGAGCCGCAGAGCCTGGTGAGCCTCGCGACCGCGGTGGGGGCTCCTGTCGCCGCCGTCCGTCAGGCCGTCGAGGCGCTCGTCGCCGACTACGACGGCGAGAGCGGAGGCCCCCGCCGCGGGTTCGAGCTGCGCGAGGTGGGAGGGGGGTGGCGCCTGTACGTCCGCGCCGAATACGACGACCTCGTGAGCGAGTTCGTCGGCGGCCAGGCGCCGGCGCGGCTGTCGCAGGCGGCGCTCGAGACCCTGGCGGTGATCGCGTACAAGCAGCCCGTCACCCGCGGCCAGGTCGCAGCGATCCGAGCGGTGAATGTCGATTCGGTGGTGCGCACCCTGCTCGCCCGCGGTCTCATCACCGAGGCGTTCACCGATCCCGACACGGGCGCGATCCACTACGAGACGACCGACGCGCTGCTGATCAACCTCGGGATCAACTCCCTGGACGAACTGCCGCCGATCTCACCCCTCTTGGATGACGGCGCCGACGGTTTCGAGGACATCCGATGA
- a CDS encoding ScpA family protein — MAPSPETPHGPSEPADGPGDRADGFRVSLGVFDGPFDLLLTLISQRELDITEVSLSAVTDEFIAYLRRLDPAEELEEASEFLVVAATLLDMKVAGLLPQGELVDAESVALLEARDLLFARLLQYRAFKQVSAWFAERLQTEDRRHARAVRLDERYRSSTPELVWTLSAADFAALALLALTPKEIPQVRLDHLHAPLVSIREQAAVVVALLRGAGSLSFRELIAGVDQQGVIVARFLSVLELFRHAALSFEQLEPLGELTLRWTADRWSDESLASLGADYDR, encoded by the coding sequence GTGGCGCCGTCGCCTGAGACCCCCCACGGTCCCTCGGAGCCGGCGGACGGGCCCGGGGATCGCGCCGACGGCTTCCGCGTCTCGCTCGGCGTCTTCGACGGTCCGTTCGACCTCCTGCTGACGCTGATCTCGCAGCGCGAGCTCGACATCACCGAGGTCTCGCTCAGCGCGGTCACCGATGAGTTCATCGCCTATCTCCGTCGGCTCGACCCCGCCGAAGAGCTCGAGGAGGCGTCGGAGTTCCTGGTCGTGGCCGCGACCCTCCTGGACATGAAGGTCGCCGGGCTCCTTCCGCAGGGGGAGCTCGTCGACGCCGAGTCGGTCGCGCTCCTGGAGGCCCGCGACCTTCTCTTCGCCCGGCTGCTGCAGTACCGCGCGTTCAAGCAGGTGTCGGCCTGGTTCGCCGAGCGACTCCAGACCGAGGACCGCCGACACGCCCGCGCCGTCCGATTGGACGAGCGCTACCGCTCGTCGACGCCGGAACTCGTGTGGACCCTCAGTGCCGCCGACTTCGCCGCCCTCGCCCTGCTCGCCCTCACCCCGAAGGAGATCCCCCAGGTCCGGCTCGATCACCTGCATGCGCCGCTCGTCAGCATCCGCGAGCAGGCCGCGGTGGTGGTTGCGCTCCTGCGAGGCGCGGGATCGCTTTCCTTCCGCGAGCTGATCGCCGGCGTGGACCAGCAGGGGGTGATCGTCGCGCGATTCCTCTCCGTGCTCGAGCTGTTCCGCCATGCGGCGCTGTCGTTCGAGCAGCTGGAGCCGCTGGGCGAGCTGACCCTGCGGTGGACCGCCGACCGATGGAGCGATGAGAGTCTCGCCAGCCTGGGAGCCGACTATGACCGATGA
- a CDS encoding ParA family protein, with product MSEVRRVVAGSTRSAKKAAVSDVPIGPTGRPYRGFPTPPKLDGHGPARIISLCNQKGGVGKTTTTINLAAALAGYGRRVLAVDFDPQGALSAGLGIQTHEIPTIYDLLLDTKRDPAEVIVSTRVENLDVLPANIDLSAAEVHLVNEVARETTLARVLRKVSGDYDVILVDCQPSLGLLTVNALTASHGVLIPLECEFFALRGVALLIETIDKVRDRLNPTITLDGVLATMYDARTLHSREVLERVVDAFGDEVLETVIGRTVKFPDASVSGMPITEFAPEHAAAQAYLRLARELVARGAVA from the coding sequence ATGTCGGAAGTCAGGAGAGTCGTGGCCGGTAGCACGCGAAGCGCGAAGAAGGCCGCCGTCAGTGACGTCCCGATCGGTCCCACCGGTCGCCCGTATCGGGGTTTTCCCACGCCGCCGAAGCTGGACGGCCACGGCCCCGCGCGCATCATCTCGCTGTGCAACCAGAAGGGCGGAGTGGGAAAGACGACGACGACCATCAATCTCGCCGCCGCCCTCGCCGGCTACGGCCGTCGCGTCCTCGCCGTCGATTTCGATCCGCAGGGGGCGCTGTCGGCGGGACTGGGCATTCAGACCCACGAGATCCCGACGATCTACGACCTTCTGCTCGACACGAAGCGGGATCCGGCCGAGGTCATCGTCTCGACGCGCGTGGAGAACCTCGACGTCCTCCCCGCCAACATCGATCTGTCGGCCGCCGAAGTCCACCTGGTCAACGAGGTCGCCCGGGAGACCACCCTCGCGCGTGTGCTGCGCAAGGTGTCGGGCGACTACGACGTCATCCTCGTGGACTGCCAGCCCTCGCTCGGACTCCTCACCGTCAATGCCCTCACGGCGAGCCACGGTGTGCTCATCCCTCTCGAGTGCGAGTTCTTCGCGCTCCGCGGCGTCGCGCTTCTGATCGAGACCATCGACAAGGTCCGCGATCGCCTCAATCCGACGATCACACTGGACGGCGTGCTCGCCACGATGTACGACGCGCGCACGCTCCACTCCCGCGAGGTGCTCGAGCGCGTCGTCGACGCCTTCGGCGACGAGGTGCTGGAGACGGTCATCGGACGCACCGTGAAGTTTCCCGACGCGTCCGTGTCGGGCATGCCGATCACCGAGTTCGCGCCCGAGCACGCCGCGGCACAGGCTTACCTGCGGCTCGCGCGGGAGCTGGTCGCGCGTGGCGCCGTCGCCTGA
- the xerD gene encoding site-specific tyrosine recombinase XerD, with translation MITPPQAGTVTPDRAVNAYLRHITIERGLSDHTVAAYRRDLGIYREWLGARGVTDLTDVTVELIAEFAAERAREQPAPAASSLARLQSSVRGLHRFLVQEGLQEGDPSRALQPPRAPRRLPKALTIAQVEQLLDAAGPAPGAAQPGDEVGLRDRALLELLYATGARVSEAVQLDVDDVAHPAVLRLRGKGAKERIVPVGSYAQAALGAYLTRARPELSRRGRATPRLFLGARGAPLSRQSAWLVIQQAAERAKLTAHVSPHTLRHSFATHLLQGGADVRVVQELLGHASVTTTQIYTHVSVEALRDVYATSHPRAR, from the coding sequence ATGATCACCCCCCCGCAGGCCGGCACGGTGACGCCTGACCGGGCGGTGAACGCCTACCTCCGCCACATCACGATCGAGCGGGGGCTCTCCGACCACACCGTCGCTGCCTACCGGAGGGATCTCGGGATCTACAGGGAGTGGCTCGGCGCGCGTGGGGTCACCGACCTCACCGACGTCACCGTCGAGCTCATCGCGGAGTTCGCGGCCGAGCGTGCGCGCGAACAGCCCGCCCCGGCGGCATCCAGCCTCGCGCGTCTGCAGTCCTCGGTGCGCGGGCTCCACCGGTTCCTCGTCCAGGAGGGCCTGCAGGAGGGCGACCCCTCCCGAGCCCTGCAGCCTCCCCGGGCGCCCCGGCGGCTGCCGAAGGCGCTGACCATCGCGCAGGTGGAGCAGCTGCTGGATGCCGCGGGGCCGGCGCCCGGCGCCGCGCAACCGGGCGACGAGGTGGGTCTGCGGGATCGGGCGCTCCTCGAACTGCTCTACGCCACGGGTGCGCGCGTGTCCGAGGCCGTGCAGCTCGATGTGGACGACGTGGCGCACCCCGCCGTCCTGCGTCTGCGCGGAAAGGGCGCCAAGGAGCGGATCGTGCCGGTGGGGTCGTATGCCCAGGCCGCACTCGGTGCCTACCTCACCCGCGCCCGCCCCGAGCTGTCGCGCCGTGGTCGGGCGACCCCTCGGCTCTTCCTCGGCGCCCGCGGTGCGCCGCTGTCGCGGCAGAGCGCGTGGCTGGTGATCCAACAGGCCGCGGAGCGCGCGAAACTCACCGCGCACGTGTCACCCCACACACTGAGGCACTCCTTCGCCACTCACCTCTTGCAGGGCGGAGCCGACGTACGCGTCGTGCAGGAGCTCCTCGGGCATGCCTCGGTCACCACGACGCAGATCTACACGCACGTCAGTGTCGAGGCCCTGCGCGACGTCTACGCGACCAGTCATCCTCGGGCCCGCTGA
- a CDS encoding NUDIX hydrolase gives MADHVDSVPLADEPVTPLVAAAERVYTGRVWNVQRDVVRYGDDELIRENVAHPGAAAVVAVDAQDRIVVIQQYRHPIRHRDWEIPAGLLDVEGEPPLETAKRELAEEVDLVAERWDPLVSIFTTPGGNDEVVHLFLARGLSAAPEVHARGEEEADIRVAWVALSDVVDAVIAGRFRNGILATGALAAAEVLRRERAAD, from the coding sequence ATGGCTGACCACGTCGACTCCGTGCCGCTCGCGGACGAACCGGTCACCCCGCTCGTCGCAGCTGCGGAGCGGGTGTACACCGGCCGGGTGTGGAACGTCCAGCGGGATGTCGTCCGATACGGCGACGACGAGCTCATCCGCGAAAACGTCGCGCACCCAGGAGCGGCTGCCGTCGTCGCCGTCGATGCCCAGGATCGCATCGTCGTCATCCAGCAGTACCGCCACCCCATCCGTCATCGCGACTGGGAGATCCCGGCGGGCCTGCTGGATGTCGAGGGCGAGCCGCCGCTGGAGACCGCGAAACGGGAGTTGGCCGAAGAGGTCGATCTCGTCGCCGAGCGATGGGATCCGCTCGTGAGCATCTTCACCACTCCCGGCGGGAACGACGAGGTGGTGCACCTGTTCCTCGCCCGCGGGCTGTCCGCCGCCCCCGAGGTGCACGCCCGCGGCGAAGAAGAGGCCGACATCCGCGTCGCGTGGGTGGCGCTGTCCGACGTCGTCGACGCCGTCATCGCGGGCCGGTTCCGCAACGGCATCCTCGCGACCGGCGCGCTCGCCGCCGCGGAGGTTCTGCGACGCGAGCGCGCAGCGGACTGA